The genomic region TTAAAGGAGCAAACGATCACTGAAAAAGAACAAAGCAAAATTGTTCTAATTCTACAAGGATTACGTGGTGAAAGTGAAATTAAAACGTTTTAAATGAAAGGTCCCCTGCTGATGCAGGGGATTTTTTATTGAAGCCATAGAATCAATGAATACCAGTATTTCTCCGCACATTCATCATTCTTGCTCATAAGATAATTAGACTAGAGGGCTAAAGGAGAACTGAATATGGAGAAAAGAAGTATTATGTTATATCCGGCACCAGTAAGAACTGCAAAAGGTACATTTTGGGGATACATTACTAAAAAAGGTGAGTTTGCACTGCAGCCTGTATTTCAACAGGCTATGGATTTTCAGTCAAACGGACTTGCTGTTGTAGAGGTAAAGGGGCACTATGGCATAATTAATGAGTTTGGCCATTTTGTTGTGAAGCCAAGCTATTGGTCAATATCTGATTTTGAAGAGGGACGTGCCATCGTTGTAAATGATAAAGGGTCCTTTGTGATGAATGAACAAGGTAAATTGCTGACTTCAAAACCGTATACGTATATTGGAACATATCAAGAGTCACGGGCAATCTTTTCCGTTATGAAAGACAACACAACGTTGTATGGATACTTAGACCTCCAAGGAAAGGAAGTAATTCCTGCCAACTACCAAACCGCCAATGATTTTCAGAACAAGAGAGCTATTGTACAGTTGAACGGAACCTATCAGCTGATAGATCCATATGGAACCGTAAAACAAACGTACACCTATCCATTTGTCGGCATGCAAGGTGAAGGTTTACTTGCCTTTAAGAAAGAAGATAATTTTGAAGCAAAATATGGTGTGATGAATCTAGCTGGTGAAGTAGTCATCCCTCCGTCTTACTCCAGTTTTCAACCATTTGAGCAGGGACTTGCGGTTGTAAATGTAGCAGAGGACTATACAAATAAAATAGGTGTAATTAATAAAACAGGTGAATTTGTCATACAACCAATCTATAATGACGTCATTTTATTAGGTGAAAATAGAATTGCAGTTGGTAAAGCTATTCAAAAAGATGAGCCATACCGTGGATCGCAGTATGCTATTGCAACATCAGGAGGGGCTTTGCTTACAGATTTTGAATTTACTCATGTACTACCGTATCAAAGAGGTTTTGCATCAGCCAGTACTCCCAATTTCACATTTTTTATTAACCGATATGGAAAAATGGTGCAGGGGTTGCCCACCCTTAAAGGAAGTGGAACACTCAACTTTGAAGGAGAGGTCATAAAAGCCTACGTTGATCTGCGTACTTCCTATTACTCTATTACAGGAAGACAAATTTGGAGGCAAAATACGATCATCCCTCTTTCTCGAAAATACAAGGTACTAGAAAGAAAGTTCAGACCCAATCAAAACTATCTCGTATATTATCCTCAGGTGGAAGGAATGCGATCAGATATCGAACAAAAGCAAGTAAATGAGAAGCTTCGAAATTTATCGATGTCAAAGGCACCTGAGGAAGAATTAGCTAACGCAGAGTATACAGCTGACTTTGAAATTGAGTTTTTTAAGAAGCAGTTGCTTGTAGTGGAATTACATTCGTATATCTATCCATTTGGTGCGGCACATGGAATGCCATCCAAAATTTATCCTCACATTGATTTGCAAACAGGGGTGTTTTATAAACTAAAGGAATTATTTAAAGAAAATAGCAATTACGTCAAGGTGATAAGTGCCATTATTGAGGAACAAATTAAGACAGATGAACAATATTCGTATGTGTTTCCAGATGCATATAAAGGGATATCGCCAAATCAACCATTTTACGTTTCAGAGGAGTCGCTGTTCATTTACTTCTTTCCATATGAAATTGGTCCTTATGCTGCGGGTTTTCCAACCTTTAACATACCCTTTACACAGCTTGATTCCATTCTCAATAAACAAGGGTCATTTTGGAAGTCCTTTCACTAACGGATTGCCCATCGTCGATATGGACGTGGGCTTTTATTTTTTAGGCTTTTTTCTAATACTTTGTTGCTGTTAGTACTATTATTCTGGGTGTCAACCAGTTCTAGAACCAAATTGACGTTCGATTAGAAAAGAGCAACTCTCTTTATGTATAGTAGTAACTAGATACTAAAGTAAAAATCTATACGAAAACAGCATTTTTAAAAATTATGTTCAATTGTCACAATATTTGCTATGATTTGAACGATAAGGAGGTATTGAGTGTGAATCAAAAGATTGCATATCTGTCCATCATTATAGCAGCTGTATTATGGGGAGTAATTGGTGTTTTTGTGACAAAGCTATACGAGCTCGGATTCACTCCGACGCAGGTTGTCACGATACGCGCAGTTTCGGCCACACTTTTTTTACTACTATATATCCTCTTAAGAAATCGAAATTTATTAAAAATAAAGGTGAGCGATAGTAAGTATTTTGTTGGAACAGGCATTATTAGTTTTGTATTTTTCAATTGGTGTTTATTTAACTCAATCCAGGAAACATCTATTTCAATTGCGACGATACTACTATACACTGCCCCTGCATTTGTAACAGTTTTTTCAAGAGTCTTATTTAAGGAATCACTCACTGCAATGAAGGTTTTGGCATTGTGCCTGACATTGCTTGGATGTTCCTTCGTCGTAGGACTATTTCCGGCAAATCAGTCTGCAATAACATTATATGGGATGCTTCTTGGTCTGGGATCGGGTCTGTTTTACGCGTTATATACGATTTTTGGGAAACTGGCTTTAGCAAGATACGATTCCTTAACAGTTACTTTATATACGTTTATATTTGCTGCAGTTGCCATATTCCCGTTTAGCAGTATAGGGAATTTTCTTTCGTTATTTACATCAAAAGAAGCTTGGGTTTATGGTATTGGGATTGGACTATTTTCGACGACATTATCTTTTATTCTTTATACAAAAGGCTTAACTGCTGTTGAGTCAAGTAGGGCTTCCATCATGGCTACAATTGAACCTGTAGTTGCTTCTATACTAAGTTTTTTACTATTTGACGAAACGTTAACCTGGATCCAATATGTTGGAATATTCCTCGTGATTGTCGCTGTAATTATGGTTCAGGATTTGAAAAAAGGCAGGAGAAATGTGAAACGTGAAGAAGGAATTACAACGGTTATATAACATAAATGAAAACACACTAAAACAAGTGACAGATGGCTTTCAAAATATGGTGTATTCCTATGAATCAGAGGGGACTGAGCGAATACTAAGAATAACATCGAAATGTAAAAGAAGTTATGAAATGATTGAAGAGGAGCTGCGGTGGATTCAGTATCTTTCAGAAAAGGGCATAACAGTGGCCAATGCGACTCCGTCTATAGAAGGAAATCTTATAGAATCGGTTCAAGATTTCTATGTCATTTCCTTTGAAAAAGCAGAAGGGGGACATGTGCAGGTTGGAGACTTATCTGAATGGAATACTGACCTGTTTGAGAAATGGGGACAATTGGTTGGGAAAATGCATCAAGCGTCAAAAAGTTATCCGTATTCTAAAAATAGACCAGTCTGGAGTATACAGAACCCAGATTTATATCGATTAGAGCCACAAGGAACCCTTAAAACTAAATATGAAAAGCTGTTAAAAGAACTTGAATCCTTTCATGTTTCAGACGATACGTTTGGTTTAATCCACTTTGACTTACACCAAGGGAATTTCTTTGTGCAAAATCAAACCATCACTTTCTTTGATTTTGATGATTGTTCCTATTACTGGTTTGCCTATGATATTGCCGTTTCGTATTATCATGCCTACTGGCAGTCAATGTCATGGCACAGGGAATGGAAAACGTTTGGGAAGGACTTTTTGTATTTCTTTTTAAAAGGTTACCAAAGGCATAATATACTATCAGCTGAGATGGTAAAGCAATTACCTGTCTTCTTGAAAATTCGAGATATATTTCTCTATCAGTTATTTCAGGAAAAGTGGAACCACAACCAGCTTCTTGACTGGCAAAGAGAAAAGCTGGCTGAACTCCTGAATAACATCGAAAATGAAGTAACGTACCCAGTCTCTACTAGTCTACTTTCCTTAGAAAAGTAGTTAGGAAAAGAACGATTGCTAATCCAAAGCTCACATAAGATAGGAAGGGCAGGCTGTTAAAATGTTTGATCCCAATACCAACATAGGCCCAAACAAAAACAAGTGGAATCCACTTATCTGAATAAGTCATTCTGAAGCTTATAGCTATTATGAATCCGAGAAATAATAAGACAATTGTCCATATAACTTGATTTGAAATAACGAAATCCACATTTAGATATACAAGGTAATAGCTAATGTTGACAAGAGATGCGATGATGATCCAGCCTAAGTAGATGGAAAAAGGAATCCGTTCAAATTCACGAGTTTTTAAAATTGTTAGTTTTTGATAGAGTAAGAGAAGGGTAGCGAGCAGTGATAGCATGACAATGACCGATAATAGAAATAATTCATAATGCCAAACGAGAATCCACAAGCTGTTTAATAGGCAACTTGCAATAAACAGGTAACTTGTTTCTTTGTAAATAGGTAGACTTCTGCGAGAAGGGAAAAATGAGTATGCTAGCCAAATAGCAAGGAGCACATAAATTACTCCCCAAATAGAAAATACATAGCCTGCAGGTTGAATATAGACTTGGAGTCGATTCGCTATTTCTCCAGTTGTCTGCCCGTTAATTGGAATTGTTTCAGCAGCTATATTCACAGCTATCATCACGATGTATGCAACCACATTTACATATAAATGCTTCATTTCATTTCCTCCCAGAATTTAGGCTTATCCTAGTTTACTCATGCGGCAATAAAAGAATGAGTAATATTTTCTATAATGGCAGTATGAAAGGGGTAGTAAGATGATTAAGGAATTAGTTTTAAGTAATGATGAAAAAACAAAGGAACTTTATGCCATGCAAAAGGCTTCTTATATGGTAGAAGCAGAGTTAATCAATTTTTATAACATTCCCCCTCTTATGGAAACATTTGAAGAACTAGTACACTGTGGTGAAAAGTTTCTTGGTTATATTGAAGACGGCCAAATGGCGGGTGCTGTTTCCTATACAGTGGAAGATGAGGAAGTAACCATCTGTAGGATGATTGTACACCCTGAACATTTCCGAAAAGGTATAGCGGGAAAGTTGCTTACTGCACTGGAAGAGAAAACTAGACAGTATAATACGATAACTGTCTCAACCGGTAAGGAAAATTTACCGGCAAAAAGATTGTATTTGAAACATCATTTCACCTTCGTGCAGGATAAGGAAGTTGTTTCAGGATTGTCCATCAGTATATTTATGAAACAATTGGAAAAATAAATTGTCACATAATGTTCGCAATCAAACTCATCATATTTTGATAAGATATAAAGATAAGTAAGGAGGGAATACAATGAACTACGAAGCAATCGTAACGATTGGTGCAATCTGCATGGCATTTGGATTTATGGGATTAGTTTGGGCGCAATTAAACGATCGTAGCCCTCAAGCAGGTGCCTATTTACCATTCTTTCCAGGTTTACTCTCAATAGGTGGAGTTCTTATGATTTTAGTAGGTTTTATCAGCCCACTGCTACTCAACTCTCACTAAAACAATACATCAAGCAATCTCTTAACCTCTGAAGGACCAAAAGTTCTCAGAGGTTTTTTATCTTTTCTTCAAAACTCCAACCCCATATAAGACATAAATGAATATATACAAAATAGGAGCGGTGCCTGTCACTACCCGAATTATGTCGAAAGGAGTCGAGAAAAAATGGAACAGCTATTGCCATATATTAGCGAAGTGGGGTTTCCAATTGTCGTAACCCTTTACCTGCTACATCGGATTGAGGCGAAGTTAATCATACTAAATGAGTCGATTCAGCGCCTTCCGGTCGAGTTGAGAGAAGAACTAACAATCGTAAAAAGACCAGTGTAGTACAAGTTACACTGGTCTTTTATACACTTTTTTCATGAACTGTATGCAACGATATAGAAAAATGAATCTCAAATTGATATACTGACAATTGGTAAAGTGAAAAGGAAATTCCTTGTTAAAGGAATGATCTAAAGCAAAAAGGAGTCGTCATAATGGAAAAGGTACTTATTTTTGGACATAAAAATCCGGACACAGATTCAATTTGTTCAGCTCTTGCATATGCAGATTTAAAAACAAAACTTGGACAAGATGTTGAGGCAGTTCGTCTAGGCAGCATCAATGCAGAAACACGCTATGCATTAGACTATTTCAACGCTAAAGAACCACGCTTAGTTGAAACAGTTTCAAATGAAGTAAACGGCGTAATTTTAGTAGACCACAATGAGCGTCAACAAAGTGTTTCTGACATTGAGAAAGTACAAGTTAAAGAAGTAATTGATCACCACCGTATTGCTAATTTTGAAACAAGTGATCCACTATACTTCCGTGCTGAGCCAGTAGGCTGTACAGCGACCATTCTTAATAAAATGTACAAAGAAAACGGAGTAGCTATTTCTAAAGAAGTAGCAGGATTAATGCTATCTGCTATCATCTCTGATTCATTACTTTTCAAATCCCCGACTTGTACACAAGAGGACATCGATGCTGCACGTGAGCTTGCAGTAGTAGCTGAAGTAGATCCGGAAGTTTACGGTCTAGAGATGCTAAAAGCAGGTGCAAATTTATCAGATAAAACAATTGCTGATCTCATTTCTCTCGATGCTAAAGAATTCGAAATGGGTACATCAAAAGTTGAAATTGCTCAAGTAAATGCGGTTGATACAAATGATGTAATGTCTCGTCAAACTGAACTAGAAGATGCATTAGCAGTTGTGGTTACAGAAAAAAACCTTGATTTATTTTTATTAGTTGTAACAGACATCTTAACAAACGACTCAGTGGCACTTGCAGTTGGAAATAAAGCAAGCGCTGTAGAGGAAGCATTTGGAGTGAAATTAGTAAACAATACAGCAACGTTAAAAGGTGTTGTTTCAAGAAAGAAACAAGTTGTTCCAGTTTTAACAAATACATTATCGTAAGTTATGTAGGTGGTCCTCATTTAAGTGAGGTCCACCTATTTTATTTATATTCAATCTCCGAACTGGAAACAACTTATAGTCCTATTTAACTAGAATTTTACAAAAAATGATAGGAAATAAATTTGTATTTTAGTATAATGTGTCTAAGAATAGCATCAGGAGGACTTTTATGGAGGTTTTTGTAGCTAGGCAACCAATACTTGATACAAATGAAAAACTATACGGCTATGAACTATTATATCGAAATGGAAAAGTTGATTTCTACAATCACTTTGACGGAGACCATGCCACAATTGACGTATTGGTGAACAGCTTCATTACCATTGGAGTCGATAAAGTTGCTGATCAGAAAAAATGTTTTATTAATTTTACAGAAAACCTTTTATTAAAAGGATTTCCCACATACTTTCCAGCTGAATATGTAGTTGTAGAAATACTCGAAAATATAGAACCTACAGAAGAAATTATTCAGTCTATTAAAGAGTTAAAAAAATTAGGCTATACCATTGCATTAGATGATTTTATTTACGAAGACAAATATATGGAATTTGTTAAATTAGCAGACATTATTAAAGTCGAATTTCCAAAAGCAACAGCCAATCATCATAAGAAGTTTCTTTCACTATCTAGAGAGTATGGATTTAAATTATTGGCTGAAAAGGTTGAAACTAGGCAAGAATTTGAATTAGCACATAAAATCGGGTATCATCTCTTCCAAGGTTATTTCTTCAGTAAACCTGTGTTAATAAAAGCAGATGATGTTCCGGTGTATTCACACTTCCACTTTGACATCATTCAGGAAATCAATAAGCCTGTTCCCAATATAGATATCGTTACAAATTTAGTGGAAAGAGATGTTGCGTTATCTTATAAACTATTAAAAGTTATTAATACGGCAGCCTTTGCAATGAAACGGAAAGTCACGTCAATTAAACAGGCTATCGTTTTGTTAGGGTTAACAGAAGTTAGAAAATGGGTCAGCATTATTTCATTATCTAGCTTATCAAAGGATGTTCCGAGTCAAGCCATACACTTATCATTAACACGAGCGAAGATGGGTGAGTTTTTATCAGAATATATAGGTATTCAATCCTCAGAACTATTTATGCTCGGTATGTTTTCCATTATTGATGTGTTATTGCATCGTCCAATGGAAATAGCGATTGAAGGATTACCGTTTCCTCAGGAGATGAAAGAAGCACTAACGGGTGAAGAAAATAGTTATAAAGATATACTGTTACTAATGAAATCGTTGGAAACAGCTGAGTGGGAAGATTTTGCCTTATATTGTGAAAAACTAAAAATAAATGAAGAAACAGCACTGCATTGTTATTCGAGGGCTATGGAATGGTCAAATTATATAGTAGAAATAACTGCTGCTGCCTAATACGTTATGGACTTTGAGGAAATCTCAAGGTCTATTTTTTTTGATATTATATTCATTTTTTCTCTAGAAGAGGGGTAATGCTTGGTTTTGTGAATTTTAATGTCATAAAAGTTCACTGAAAATAAGTTTGACATAAGTTATACAAAAGTTATACAATTCTTGTATATCGTAAGCGAGAGGAACTTTAAAAA from Bacillus sp. BGMRC 2118 harbors:
- a CDS encoding DUF3298 domain-containing protein — encoded protein: MEKRSIMLYPAPVRTAKGTFWGYITKKGEFALQPVFQQAMDFQSNGLAVVEVKGHYGIINEFGHFVVKPSYWSISDFEEGRAIVVNDKGSFVMNEQGKLLTSKPYTYIGTYQESRAIFSVMKDNTTLYGYLDLQGKEVIPANYQTANDFQNKRAIVQLNGTYQLIDPYGTVKQTYTYPFVGMQGEGLLAFKKEDNFEAKYGVMNLAGEVVIPPSYSSFQPFEQGLAVVNVAEDYTNKIGVINKTGEFVIQPIYNDVILLGENRIAVGKAIQKDEPYRGSQYAIATSGGALLTDFEFTHVLPYQRGFASASTPNFTFFINRYGKMVQGLPTLKGSGTLNFEGEVIKAYVDLRTSYYSITGRQIWRQNTIIPLSRKYKVLERKFRPNQNYLVYYPQVEGMRSDIEQKQVNEKLRNLSMSKAPEEELANAEYTADFEIEFFKKQLLVVELHSYIYPFGAAHGMPSKIYPHIDLQTGVFYKLKELFKENSNYVKVISAIIEEQIKTDEQYSYVFPDAYKGISPNQPFYVSEESLFIYFFPYEIGPYAAGFPTFNIPFTQLDSILNKQGSFWKSFH
- a CDS encoding EamA family transporter, producing MNQKIAYLSIIIAAVLWGVIGVFVTKLYELGFTPTQVVTIRAVSATLFLLLYILLRNRNLLKIKVSDSKYFVGTGIISFVFFNWCLFNSIQETSISIATILLYTAPAFVTVFSRVLFKESLTAMKVLALCLTLLGCSFVVGLFPANQSAITLYGMLLGLGSGLFYALYTIFGKLALARYDSLTVTLYTFIFAAVAIFPFSSIGNFLSLFTSKEAWVYGIGIGLFSTTLSFILYTKGLTAVESSRASIMATIEPVVASILSFLLFDETLTWIQYVGIFLVIVAVIMVQDLKKGRRNVKREEGITTVI
- a CDS encoding phosphotransferase, which gives rise to MKKELQRLYNINENTLKQVTDGFQNMVYSYESEGTERILRITSKCKRSYEMIEEELRWIQYLSEKGITVANATPSIEGNLIESVQDFYVISFEKAEGGHVQVGDLSEWNTDLFEKWGQLVGKMHQASKSYPYSKNRPVWSIQNPDLYRLEPQGTLKTKYEKLLKELESFHVSDDTFGLIHFDLHQGNFFVQNQTITFFDFDDCSYYWFAYDIAVSYYHAYWQSMSWHREWKTFGKDFLYFFLKGYQRHNILSAEMVKQLPVFLKIRDIFLYQLFQEKWNHNQLLDWQREKLAELLNNIENEVTYPVSTSLLSLEK
- a CDS encoding tryptophan-rich sensory protein, which translates into the protein MKHLYVNVVAYIVMIAVNIAAETIPINGQTTGEIANRLQVYIQPAGYVFSIWGVIYVLLAIWLAYSFFPSRRSLPIYKETSYLFIASCLLNSLWILVWHYELFLLSVIVMLSLLATLLLLYQKLTILKTREFERIPFSIYLGWIIIASLVNISYYLVYLNVDFVISNQVIWTIVLLFLGFIIAISFRMTYSDKWIPLVFVWAYVGIGIKHFNSLPFLSYVSFGLAIVLFLTTFLRKVD
- a CDS encoding GNAT family N-acetyltransferase, giving the protein MIKELVLSNDEKTKELYAMQKASYMVEAELINFYNIPPLMETFEELVHCGEKFLGYIEDGQMAGAVSYTVEDEEVTICRMIVHPEHFRKGIAGKLLTALEEKTRQYNTITVSTGKENLPAKRLYLKHHFTFVQDKEVVSGLSISIFMKQLEK
- a CDS encoding YvrJ family protein translates to MEQLLPYISEVGFPIVVTLYLLHRIEAKLIILNESIQRLPVELREELTIVKRPV
- a CDS encoding manganese-dependent inorganic pyrophosphatase translates to MEKVLIFGHKNPDTDSICSALAYADLKTKLGQDVEAVRLGSINAETRYALDYFNAKEPRLVETVSNEVNGVILVDHNERQQSVSDIEKVQVKEVIDHHRIANFETSDPLYFRAEPVGCTATILNKMYKENGVAISKEVAGLMLSAIISDSLLFKSPTCTQEDIDAARELAVVAEVDPEVYGLEMLKAGANLSDKTIADLISLDAKEFEMGTSKVEIAQVNAVDTNDVMSRQTELEDALAVVVTEKNLDLFLLVVTDILTNDSVALAVGNKASAVEEAFGVKLVNNTATLKGVVSRKKQVVPVLTNTLS
- a CDS encoding EAL domain-containing protein; the protein is MEVFVARQPILDTNEKLYGYELLYRNGKVDFYNHFDGDHATIDVLVNSFITIGVDKVADQKKCFINFTENLLLKGFPTYFPAEYVVVEILENIEPTEEIIQSIKELKKLGYTIALDDFIYEDKYMEFVKLADIIKVEFPKATANHHKKFLSLSREYGFKLLAEKVETRQEFELAHKIGYHLFQGYFFSKPVLIKADDVPVYSHFHFDIIQEINKPVPNIDIVTNLVERDVALSYKLLKVINTAAFAMKRKVTSIKQAIVLLGLTEVRKWVSIISLSSLSKDVPSQAIHLSLTRAKMGEFLSEYIGIQSSELFMLGMFSIIDVLLHRPMEIAIEGLPFPQEMKEALTGEENSYKDILLLMKSLETAEWEDFALYCEKLKINEETALHCYSRAMEWSNYIVEITAAA